A stretch of the Nitratireductor thuwali genome encodes the following:
- a CDS encoding aldehyde dehydrogenase family protein produces MLRVVQAFNRAPIAEIETDDAAALERKLQAAEQVFRDRDGWLKPHERVAILRKLAALMEGRRDHFAMQIAREGGKPLPDAIIETNRAIDGVHNAADELRNFAGREIPMGLSAAAENRWAFTTKEPIGVVAAISAFNHPLNLIVHQVAPAIAVGCPVIVKPAITTPLSCLDFVTLVREAGLPEPWCQTFVTDDNALAEKLATDSRVAFLSFIGSARVGWSLHAKLAPGTRSALEHGGAAPAIVDRSADLGKVIEPIVKGGYYHAGQVCVSTQRIFVHADIAEDFKQRLVARVEKLRTADPILKDTEVGPLILPREADRVGQWIAEAVEGGATLATGGKRLSETTLEPAVLLDPAADAKISTLEVFGPVVAVYRYRDLDGAIAQANALPTAFQASIFAQDIDVALRAADRLDASAVMINDPTAFRTDWMPFAGRRESGYGTGGIPYTMRDMTQEKMILMRRS; encoded by the coding sequence ATGCTGAGAGTTGTGCAGGCTTTCAATCGCGCGCCGATCGCGGAAATCGAGACGGACGACGCCGCGGCGCTGGAGCGCAAGCTGCAGGCGGCTGAGCAGGTCTTCAGGGATCGCGACGGCTGGCTCAAGCCCCACGAGCGTGTCGCCATCCTGCGCAAGCTGGCTGCGCTGATGGAGGGCAGGCGCGACCATTTCGCTATGCAGATCGCCCGCGAGGGCGGCAAACCGCTGCCCGACGCCATCATCGAGACGAACCGCGCCATCGACGGCGTCCACAACGCCGCCGACGAATTACGCAACTTCGCCGGACGTGAAATTCCGATGGGGCTGTCGGCCGCGGCCGAGAACCGCTGGGCCTTCACGACCAAGGAGCCCATCGGCGTCGTCGCGGCGATCTCGGCCTTCAACCATCCTTTGAACCTGATCGTCCATCAGGTCGCGCCGGCCATCGCGGTGGGGTGCCCGGTCATCGTCAAGCCGGCGATCACGACGCCGCTGTCCTGTCTCGATTTCGTGACACTTGTCCGAGAGGCGGGCCTGCCCGAGCCGTGGTGCCAGACCTTCGTCACGGACGACAACGCTCTGGCAGAAAAGCTGGCGACTGACAGCCGCGTTGCCTTCCTCAGCTTCATCGGCTCGGCCCGGGTCGGCTGGTCGCTGCATGCCAAGCTCGCCCCCGGCACGCGCTCGGCGCTCGAGCATGGCGGGGCGGCACCGGCAATCGTCGACCGCAGCGCCGATCTCGGCAAGGTCATCGAACCCATCGTCAAGGGCGGCTACTACCATGCCGGACAGGTCTGCGTGTCGACGCAGCGCATCTTCGTCCACGCCGACATCGCCGAGGATTTCAAGCAGAGGCTCGTCGCCCGCGTTGAAAAACTGCGCACCGCCGACCCCATCTTGAAAGACACCGAAGTCGGGCCGCTGATCCTGCCGCGCGAGGCCGACAGGGTCGGACAGTGGATCGCTGAAGCGGTCGAGGGCGGGGCCACGCTGGCCACCGGCGGCAAGCGCCTCTCCGAGACGACCCTTGAGCCGGCGGTTCTGCTCGACCCCGCTGCCGATGCGAAAATATCGACTCTGGAGGTGTTCGGCCCCGTGGTCGCGGTCTACCGCTACCGCGATCTGGACGGGGCGATCGCCCAGGCCAACGCGCTGCCGACGGCCTTCCAGGCCAGCATCTTCGCGCAGGACATAGATGTCGCGCTGCGCGCCGCCGACCGCCTCGATGCCTCGGCCGTGATGATCAACGATCCCACCGCCTTCCGCACCGACTGGATGCCCTTCGCCGGCCGCAGGGAATCCGGCTACGGCACCGGCGGCATCCCCTACACCATGCGCGACATGACGCAGGAGAAGATGATCCTGATGCGCAGGAGCTGA
- a CDS encoding acetolactate synthase large subunit, giving the protein MLKGSDLFVAALENEGVDRIFGVPGEENLDLLESLRTSSIELVLTRHEQAAAFMAATHGRLTGKPGVCLATLGPGALNFATGAAYAHLGAMPMILITGQKPVMSAKQARFQIVDIVASMKPLTKMTRQIVSAAAIPATVRDAFRVAVEERPGPVHLELPEDVAAEEVENASVIPPHTLACAVASAAAIDGAAEHILAGKRPLVMIGAAGNRPSLVEALSSFVSRTRLPFFNTQMGKGAVTGGSNLYMGTAALSEGDYVHEAVERANLIIAIGHDTVEKPPFLMRSAGGPKVIHLGYQSATVEQVYHPDIEVIGDIGASVEALAERLEGRLSADEGMLELRQKILAHINDRAEEDRFPVTPQRLVHDVRKVMPEDGIVCLDNGMYKIWFARNYRTHVANTLLLDNALATMGAGLPSAMMAAMLHPDRRVMAVCGDGGFMMNSQEMETAVRLGLNLVVVILNDSAYGMIRWKQAVDGFPDFGMSFGNPDFVRYAEAYGAKGSRVTAVEDLVPMLEAAFAGGGVHLVDVPIDYSENTRVLVDELRNRTPDVECA; this is encoded by the coding sequence ATGCTCAAAGGATCGGACCTGTTTGTCGCCGCACTAGAGAACGAAGGCGTAGATCGCATCTTCGGCGTGCCGGGCGAGGAGAACCTCGATCTCCTGGAGTCGCTGCGGACTTCCAGCATCGAACTGGTCCTGACCCGTCACGAGCAGGCCGCGGCCTTCATGGCCGCGACGCATGGGCGGTTGACGGGCAAGCCCGGCGTCTGCCTGGCGACGCTTGGGCCCGGCGCGCTCAATTTCGCGACCGGTGCGGCCTATGCCCATCTCGGTGCCATGCCGATGATCCTCATCACCGGCCAGAAGCCGGTGATGAGCGCCAAGCAGGCCCGCTTCCAGATCGTCGATATTGTCGCGTCAATGAAGCCGCTGACCAAGATGACGCGGCAGATCGTCAGCGCGGCCGCCATCCCGGCGACAGTGCGGGATGCCTTTCGCGTCGCCGTCGAGGAGCGGCCGGGGCCGGTGCATCTGGAACTGCCGGAGGATGTCGCGGCCGAGGAGGTCGAGAACGCCTCCGTCATTCCGCCGCACACGTTGGCGTGCGCCGTCGCCAGCGCCGCCGCAATCGACGGCGCGGCCGAGCATATCCTCGCCGGGAAGCGGCCGCTCGTCATGATCGGCGCGGCGGGCAACCGCCCTTCGCTGGTCGAGGCGCTGTCGAGCTTCGTCTCGCGCACCCGCCTGCCGTTTTTCAATACGCAGATGGGCAAAGGAGCAGTCACCGGTGGCTCCAACCTCTATATGGGGACCGCGGCGCTGTCGGAGGGTGATTATGTGCACGAGGCCGTCGAGCGCGCCAACCTGATCATCGCCATCGGCCACGACACGGTCGAGAAACCGCCCTTCCTGATGCGGAGCGCCGGCGGGCCGAAGGTCATCCATCTCGGCTACCAATCCGCCACGGTCGAACAGGTCTACCACCCGGACATCGAGGTGATCGGTGATATCGGCGCTTCCGTCGAGGCGCTTGCCGAGCGGCTGGAGGGGCGGCTGTCCGCCGACGAGGGGATGCTCGAACTGCGCCAGAAAATCCTCGCCCACATCAACGACCGAGCCGAGGAAGACCGCTTCCCGGTGACGCCCCAGCGCCTCGTCCACGATGTCCGCAAGGTGATGCCGGAAGACGGCATCGTCTGCCTCGACAACGGCATGTACAAGATCTGGTTCGCGCGCAACTACCGCACCCATGTCGCCAACACGCTGCTGCTCGACAATGCGCTCGCCACGATGGGGGCGGGGCTTCCCTCGGCGATGATGGCGGCGATGCTTCATCCGGACCGCCGCGTCATGGCGGTCTGCGGCGACGGCGGCTTCATGATGAACTCGCAGGAGATGGAAACGGCGGTCCGCCTCGGCCTGAACCTGGTCGTGGTCATCCTGAACGACAGCGCCTATGGCATGATCCGCTGGAAACAGGCGGTGGACGGCTTCCCGGATTTCGGCATGAGCTTCGGCAATCCCGATTTCGTGCGCTATGCGGAGGCCTACGGCGCCAAGGGCTCGCGGGTTACGGCGGTCGAGGATCTCGTGCCGATGCTCGAGGCTGCGTTCGCCGGCGGCGGCGTCCACCTCGTCGATGTGCCCATTGACTATTCCGAGAACACGCGTGTGCTGGTCGACGAGTTGCGCAACCGGACGCCTGACGTGGAATGCGCGTGA
- a CDS encoding NAD(P)H-binding protein yields MKVFIVGIGGGVGRRVGEQLAAAGDEPTGLVRQQRQVEALASLGIKAKFGDIVAMSVDELADAVRGADAVVFSAGAGGKDGDDATTRIDGDGPGKLAEAAALAGVRRFILVSVFPEAWRERHMDASFEHYMVQKKRAEIALVQTDLDWLIVRPSALLNDPGTGRVDLGLARVHEEITRDDVATTVVALLKSPELSRLILEVTGGDVPIAEAVAAVREATAPSGSEQE; encoded by the coding sequence ATGAAGGTATTCATCGTTGGTATCGGCGGCGGCGTCGGCCGTCGTGTCGGGGAGCAACTCGCCGCGGCGGGCGACGAACCCACCGGTCTTGTACGTCAGCAGCGTCAGGTCGAGGCGCTCGCGTCCCTCGGCATCAAGGCGAAGTTCGGCGACATCGTCGCGATGTCGGTCGATGAGCTCGCCGACGCGGTGCGCGGCGCCGACGCGGTCGTCTTCAGCGCCGGCGCCGGCGGCAAGGACGGCGACGATGCGACGACCCGCATCGATGGCGATGGACCGGGCAAGCTCGCAGAGGCGGCAGCGCTCGCCGGCGTGCGACGGTTCATACTCGTCTCCGTCTTCCCCGAAGCTTGGCGCGAGCGGCACATGGACGCTTCGTTCGAGCACTACATGGTTCAGAAGAAGCGGGCGGAAATCGCGCTCGTTCAGACAGATCTCGACTGGCTGATCGTGCGCCCCTCTGCGCTTCTCAACGATCCGGGAACGGGTCGGGTCGATCTTGGTCTCGCCAGGGTCCACGAGGAGATCACGCGCGACGACGTCGCAACCACGGTCGTCGCGCTGCTCAAATCGCCCGAACTGAGCCGCCTGATCCTGGAGGTGACCGGCGGCGACGTACCCATCGCCGAGGCGGTAGCGGCTGTCCGAGAAGCCACTGCGCCGTCCGGCTCCGAGCAAGAGTGA
- a CDS encoding type 1 glutamine amidotransferase domain-containing protein — MKVVMILTSHDQLGDTGRKTGFWLEELAAPYYVFKEAGYEITLASPDGGQPPLDPKSNEPDFQTEDTRRFGADAEAREALANTVKLADISQADFDTVFYPGGHGPMWDLAESPVSAALIESFLAADKPVALVCHAPGVLRHVKAPNGRPLVEGKKVTGFTNSEEAAVGLTEVVPFLVEDELQAKGGIYSKGPDWGPYFVQDGLLITGQNPASSAGAARRLVEELGESA; from the coding sequence ATGAAAGTTGTAATGATTCTGACGTCGCATGACCAGCTCGGCGACACCGGCCGCAAGACCGGTTTCTGGCTCGAAGAGCTGGCCGCGCCTTATTATGTGTTCAAGGAAGCTGGCTACGAGATCACGCTCGCGTCGCCGGACGGCGGCCAGCCGCCACTTGATCCCAAAAGCAACGAGCCCGACTTCCAGACCGAGGACACGCGCCGCTTCGGGGCCGACGCCGAGGCGCGAGAAGCGCTGGCGAATACCGTGAAGCTCGCCGACATATCCCAGGCTGATTTTGATACGGTCTTTTATCCAGGCGGCCACGGCCCGATGTGGGATCTCGCCGAAAGCCCGGTCTCGGCGGCGCTGATCGAAAGCTTCCTTGCCGCGGACAAGCCGGTCGCGCTGGTGTGCCACGCGCCGGGCGTGCTCCGTCACGTCAAGGCGCCGAACGGCCGTCCGCTCGTCGAAGGAAAGAAGGTCACCGGCTTCACCAACAGCGAGGAGGCCGCCGTCGGCCTGACGGAAGTCGTGCCATTCCTCGTCGAGGACGAGTTGCAGGCCAAGGGCGGCATCTATTCGAAGGGTCCTGACTGGGGTCCGTACTTCGTACAGGATGGCCTGCTGATCACCGGCCAGAACCCGGCCTCGTCCGCCGGCGCCGCCCGGCGCCTGGTCGAGGAACTCGGAGAGTCGGCATGA
- a CDS encoding hydrolase, translating to MTFRNGLASLLRPEDSVLVLIDHQPYQLANLNSHDPQAVVNNTTALAKVAKVFGVPTILTSVVAARGGNIFPHVTEVFPDQEVIDRTTINTWEDPKVVDAVKATGRKQLIIAGLWTEICVAMPAIQAAGEGWDVTVITDASGGTSVEAHEVAIQRMIAGGINMMTWLALASEWQRDWARAETATELNDALRNHLGGSAIAYLWEQQLLNTPVPSSAG from the coding sequence ATGACTTTTCGCAACGGCCTTGCCTCCCTTCTTCGCCCCGAGGATTCCGTACTCGTCCTGATAGACCATCAGCCCTACCAGCTCGCGAACCTGAACAGCCACGATCCGCAGGCGGTGGTGAACAACACGACCGCGCTCGCCAAGGTCGCGAAGGTGTTCGGCGTGCCCACGATCCTGACCAGCGTCGTCGCTGCCCGGGGCGGTAACATCTTTCCGCATGTCACCGAAGTGTTCCCCGACCAGGAGGTGATCGACCGCACGACGATCAACACCTGGGAGGATCCGAAGGTTGTGGATGCGGTCAAGGCGACGGGGCGCAAGCAACTGATCATCGCCGGTCTGTGGACCGAGATCTGCGTGGCGATGCCGGCAATCCAGGCGGCGGGCGAAGGCTGGGACGTGACCGTGATCACCGACGCGTCCGGCGGCACGTCGGTCGAGGCCCACGAGGTCGCGATTCAGCGCATGATCGCGGGCGGCATCAACATGATGACGTGGCTGGCCCTGGCGTCCGAATGGCAGCGCGATTGGGCCCGGGCCGAGACCGCGACCGAACTGAACGACGCCCTCAGGAACCATCTCGGCGGCAGCGCCATCGCCTATCTGTGGGAACAGCAACTGCTCAACACGCCGGTGCCGAGCTCGGCGGGTTGA
- a CDS encoding pirin family protein: MSWNPALEPGCPDEVGIDAIETLIVPRSRDLGDFQVRRALPAPKRQMVGPFIFFDQAGPAELLTGQGVDVRPHPHIGLGTVTYLFQGDFHHRDSTGADQIIRPGALNWMVAGRGVTHSERTSAAARSGPNSLFGIQTWLALPDSHEDVAPSFEHHGKDTLPVVEDRGVSVRLILGNAYGKTAPATMLSETFYADVKLEPGSRLPMPDDHEDRGIYIVEGSISVAGQEFEASQMMVFRPGDRITVAAGERGARLMILGGATFNGPRYIWWNFVASSRERIELAKTEWRAANWGKGRFDLPVDDRSEHIPLPE; this comes from the coding sequence ATGAGTTGGAACCCAGCACTCGAACCCGGTTGTCCCGACGAGGTCGGCATAGACGCGATCGAGACCCTGATCGTCCCGCGTTCCCGCGACCTCGGCGATTTCCAGGTCCGGCGCGCCCTGCCGGCACCGAAGCGGCAGATGGTCGGGCCGTTCATCTTCTTCGACCAGGCAGGGCCGGCAGAGTTGCTGACCGGGCAGGGCGTCGACGTCCGGCCGCATCCGCATATCGGCCTCGGCACGGTCACCTACCTGTTCCAGGGCGACTTCCATCACCGGGACAGCACCGGCGCCGACCAGATCATTCGCCCCGGCGCGCTGAACTGGATGGTCGCCGGGCGCGGCGTTACCCATTCGGAACGCACGTCGGCGGCTGCGCGGAGCGGCCCGAATAGCCTGTTCGGCATCCAGACCTGGTTGGCCCTGCCGGACAGCCACGAGGACGTGGCGCCCAGCTTCGAGCATCACGGCAAGGACACCCTGCCCGTCGTCGAGGATCGCGGCGTCTCGGTTCGGCTCATTCTCGGGAATGCCTATGGCAAGACCGCGCCCGCGACGATGCTTTCCGAGACATTCTACGCCGATGTGAAGCTCGAGCCGGGAAGCCGGCTGCCGATGCCGGACGATCACGAGGACCGCGGTATCTACATCGTCGAAGGCTCGATCTCGGTCGCCGGACAGGAATTCGAGGCGTCGCAGATGATGGTGTTCCGGCCGGGCGACCGCATCACGGTGGCCGCCGGAGAGCGGGGCGCGCGGCTGATGATCCTCGGCGGCGCGACATTCAACGGACCGCGCTACATCTGGTGGAACTTCGTCGCCTCGTCGCGAGAACGTATCGAACTCGCCAAGACGGAATGGCGTGCCGCGAACTGGGGCAAGGGACGCTTCGATCTGCCCGTCGACGACCGCAGCGAGCACATCCCCCTTCCGGAATGA
- a CDS encoding DUF5996 family protein, protein MNKWPQFDYLSWRETCSALHLYLQIAGKYRLAHTPWLNHSWHATFYVTPNGLASSPIPDGPGIEILFDLREHKVVGTCGDGRRKSFDLGPMTVAEFHALFVQLITQLGGTPTFNGSPNEVPYPVPFAEDDRDRPYDREAVQRFHQALIAVDRVFNRFRTSFLGKSSPVHLFWGSFDLALTRFSGRRAPLHPGGVPALPDDVAQEAYDREVSSVGFWPGGGSIDYPAFYAYAYPAPGGYRAASVRPDAAFWHEGLSEFILPYDAVRSAADPDEALMAFLVSTYEAAADLGGWDRDLLECAHGAPRQVRRPDAETARPAATTGDETVEREDGASKGRYRLVIDGVEAEMTYSRAGDGLIIIDHTEVPAALRGRKVGERLVRQAIEDARRDGTVIMPLCPFAKAQIERHPEWQDVLRP, encoded by the coding sequence ATGAACAAGTGGCCCCAATTTGATTACCTCAGCTGGCGCGAAACGTGTTCGGCGCTGCATCTCTATCTACAGATCGCCGGCAAATACCGGCTCGCGCACACGCCCTGGCTCAACCATTCGTGGCACGCGACCTTCTACGTGACGCCGAACGGCCTGGCCTCCTCGCCCATTCCGGACGGGCCAGGCATCGAAATCCTGTTTGATCTGCGCGAGCACAAGGTCGTCGGCACCTGCGGCGACGGTCGTAGGAAATCTTTCGATCTCGGGCCGATGACGGTTGCCGAATTCCACGCGCTCTTCGTGCAGCTGATTACGCAGCTCGGCGGCACGCCTACCTTCAACGGCAGCCCGAACGAAGTGCCCTATCCTGTTCCCTTCGCCGAGGATGATCGCGACCGGCCCTATGATCGCGAAGCCGTTCAGCGCTTCCATCAGGCTCTGATCGCGGTCGACAGGGTCTTCAACCGGTTCCGTACGTCGTTTCTGGGCAAGTCCAGTCCCGTTCACCTGTTCTGGGGCAGCTTCGACCTGGCCCTCACGCGGTTTTCGGGACGGCGCGCGCCGCTTCATCCCGGCGGCGTCCCGGCACTGCCGGACGACGTGGCGCAGGAGGCCTATGACCGCGAGGTCTCGTCAGTGGGCTTCTGGCCGGGGGGCGGCAGCATCGACTACCCGGCCTTCTATGCCTACGCCTATCCGGCACCCGGCGGTTACCGCGCCGCGTCGGTCCGGCCCGATGCTGCGTTCTGGCATGAGGGCCTGTCGGAATTCATCCTCCCCTACGATGCCGTGCGGTCGGCCGCCGATCCCGACGAAGCCCTGATGGCCTTCCTCGTATCTACCTACGAGGCCGCCGCCGATCTGGGCGGTTGGGATCGCGATCTCTTGGAATGCGCGCATGGAGCGCCGCGGCAGGTCCGCCGGCCCGACGCCGAAACGGCCAGGCCCGCGGCCACGACCGGCGACGAGACGGTTGAGCGGGAGGATGGCGCGTCGAAGGGACGCTACCGGCTGGTGATCGACGGGGTCGAAGCCGAGATGACCTATAGCCGGGCCGGCGACGGCCTGATCATCATCGACCATACGGAAGTACCTGCCGCCTTGCGCGGCCGCAAGGTCGGCGAGCGCCTGGTGCGCCAGGCGATCGAGGATGCGCGGCGCGACGGCACCGTCATCATGCCGCTCTGCCCATTCGCGAAGGCGCAGATCGAACGCCATCCGGAATGGCAGGACGTGCTGCGTCCGTGA
- a CDS encoding DUF2188 domain-containing protein has translation MSDVKYRIVEHDGGWAYRVDGTYSETFPSHDAAFGAARRAACKQLRPGETTGIVWEDATGHWHAELSRAGDRPQAEVIG, from the coding sequence ATGAGCGATGTAAAATATCGGATTGTCGAGCACGACGGCGGCTGGGCTTATCGGGTGGACGGCACGTATTCCGAGACCTTTCCCAGCCATGATGCGGCCTTCGGCGCGGCGCGGCGGGCGGCCTGCAAGCAGTTGCGGCCGGGCGAGACCACGGGCATCGTCTGGGAGGACGCGACTGGCCACTGGCACGCGGAACTTTCTCGCGCCGGCGACAGGCCCCAAGCAGAGGTCATCGGTTGA